DNA sequence from the Acidobacteriota bacterium genome:
CGCCGCGACGCTGCGCGAGGCCGTCCAGGACGCGGGCTTCGGAACTCCCTGAGTCATCCGGCCCGTCCGAGCTTTCCTCCGGTTTGCACGCGACGCCTCCCGGACATAACCTTCGCGCGCGGACATGAGAGCCGGAGTCGTACGCGAAACGCATCCGGGAGAGCGCCGGGTCGCCCTGGTCCCCGAGAGCGTCGCACGAATTCAAGCCAAGGGCGTCGACTTCCTGATTGAAGCGGGCGCCGGCGCCCGGGCCGGCTTCAGCGACGACGCGTACCGCGAAGCCGGCGCCGAGATCGCCGCGACGGCCGGCGAGGTTCTGGCCGCGGCCGATCTCGTGGTCCGCGTCCAGGCGCCGGATGCAACAGAGATCGACGCGTCGAAGGCGGGCGCGGCGGTCGTCGGCCTGCTCTTCCCGCTGACCGCCGCAGCCATGGTGCGACAGCTCCGTTCCGCCCGGCTCACCGCGATCGCCCTCGACCGGATTCCCCGCGTCACCCTCGCGCAGTCGATGGACGTCCTGAGTTCCCAGAGCACCGTAGCCGGCTACCGGGCCGCCGTGCTGGCGGCCTACCGCCTGCCACAGTTCTTCCCGCTGTTGATGACCGCGGCCGGGCGCATCGACCCGGCCCGGGTCCTGGTCCTCGGGGCCGGCGTCGCCGGACTACAGGCGATCGCCACCGCCCATCGGCTGGGCGCCGTGGTCGAGGCCTACGACGTTCGCGCCGTGGTCAAGGAGCAGGTCGAGAGCCTGGGGGCCTCCTTCGTCGAGGTGCCGGCGATCGAGGACGCCGAGACCGAGGGCGGCTACGCCCGGGAGGTCTCCGAGGAAAGCCAGCGGCGAGCCAACGAAGTGATCGCCGAGCGCCTGCGCTCGACCGACGCCTGCATCACGACGGCGTTGATTCCGGGTCGCCCGGCGCCCAGGCTGATCACGGCCGAAATGGTCGAGGGCATGCCGCACGGCTCGCTGATCGTCGACCTGGCGGCCGAGCAGGGCGGCAACTGCGAGCTGACGCAGCCGGGCGAAGAGGTCAACGTGAACGGCGTCACGATCCTGGGCCCGCTCAACCTGGCCAGCGACCTCGCCGCCGACGCCAGCCGCATGTTCTCGCGCAACACCGAAAAGCTCGTGCTCTACCTGCTCGTCGACGGCGAGTTGAGCTTCGACTTCGAAAACGAGATCGTCAAGGGTTGCGTGGTAACCCACGACGGCGAGATCGTCGACAAACAGGTCGCCGAAGCACTGGCCTGACCGCAACGGCAGGCCCGAACCCGCGCAAGGAGGAGCAACCGAAATGCTCGAGATCTTCCTTGGGCTGTACATCTTCATGCTCGCGGCCTTCGTCGGCTACGGCGTGATCAAGGGTGTACCCGCCCTGCTCCACACCCCGCTGATGGCGTTCACGAACGCGATCTCCGGCATCTCCCTGGTCGGCTCCCTCGTCGCCGCCGGCGCTCACTACAACAACGTGAGCACCGTGCTCGGCGCGATCGCCGTGCTGTGCGCGACGATCAACGTCGTCGGCGGCTTCTGGATCACGGACCGCATGCTGCGGATGTTCAAGAAGCAGGACCCGAAGGCTGACGCGGCCGGAGACGCCTGATCGTGGTCGACCAGGTCGAGACGCTCTATCTGATCGCGTCGTTCCTGTTCATCCTCGGGCTGCGGGGCCTGACCGCGGCCCATACCGCCCGCCGGGGGCTGATCCTCGCCGAACTCGGCATGGTGTTCGCCATCTGGGGCACCGTGATCCACCCGGACATCATGGCCCACCTCGAGATCGCCGGCTTCTTCCAGACATACAAGTGGATCCTGCTGACCTTCTTCATCGGCAGCGCCATCGGCATCGCGATTTCGGCGCTCATCCCGATGACCCGGATGCCCGAGCGGATCGCCCTCTCCCACGCCTTCGGCGGACTCGCCGCGGCGCTCGTCGGCGTCTCGGAGTACTACCGCGAGCAGGTCATCGCCGGGCACATGGACCACACGACGATGGCCGCGATCGGCTTTGAGGTGCTGTTCGGGGGTCTGACCTTCACCGGCTCGCTGATGGCCTTCGGCAAGCTCTCCGGACTCATCCCCGGCCGCAACATCACCTGGCCGCTGCAGAACCAGAGCAACATCCTGATGTTCGGGGGCACGTTCGTGCTCCTCGTCCTGGTCACGATCGATCCGTCGAACCAGGTCCTGTTCTACGCCATGGCCGCGATGCCCCTGCTACTCGGCATCCTGTTCGTGGCGCCGATCGGCGGCGCCGACATGCCGGTCGTCATCACCCTGCTCAACTCCTACGCCGGCCTCGCCGCCTCGGCTACCGGATTCGCGCTGGACAACAACGTCCTGATCATCGCCGGCGCCATCGACGGCGCCTCGGGCTTCATCCTTTCCGTCGTGATGAGCAAGGCAATGAACCGTTCGTTCCGCAACGTC
Encoded proteins:
- a CDS encoding Re/Si-specific NAD(P)(+) transhydrogenase subunit alpha, with product MRAGVVRETHPGERRVALVPESVARIQAKGVDFLIEAGAGARAGFSDDAYREAGAEIAATAGEVLAAADLVVRVQAPDATEIDASKAGAAVVGLLFPLTAAAMVRQLRSARLTAIALDRIPRVTLAQSMDVLSSQSTVAGYRAAVLAAYRLPQFFPLLMTAAGRIDPARVLVLGAGVAGLQAIATAHRLGAVVEAYDVRAVVKEQVESLGASFVEVPAIEDAETEGGYAREVSEESQRRANEVIAERLRSTDACITTALIPGRPAPRLITAEMVEGMPHGSLIVDLAAEQGGNCELTQPGEEVNVNGVTILGPLNLASDLAADASRMFSRNTEKLVLYLLVDGELSFDFENEIVKGCVVTHDGEIVDKQVAEALA
- a CDS encoding NAD(P)(+) transhydrogenase (Re/Si-specific) subunit beta, which encodes MVDQVETLYLIASFLFILGLRGLTAAHTARRGLILAELGMVFAIWGTVIHPDIMAHLEIAGFFQTYKWILLTFFIGSAIGIAISALIPMTRMPERIALSHAFGGLAAALVGVSEYYREQVIAGHMDHTTMAAIGFEVLFGGLTFTGSLMAFGKLSGLIPGRNITWPLQNQSNILMFGGTFVLLVLVTIDPSNQVLFYAMAAMPLLLGILFVAPIGGADMPVVITLLNSYAGLAASATGFALDNNVLIIAGAIDGASGFILSVVMSKAMNRSFRNVLFGAFGKVDEEDAAMAAAGGERVQEASVGDAAMLLSGAGSVIVCPGYGMAVAQAQHVVGELAEILEANGTQVRYAIHPVAGRMPGHMNVLLAEAKIPYTSLMELEEINEDFKNTDVALVVGANDVVNPAAKHNPASSIYGMPVLNADLARSCIVLKRSMRPGFAGIENELFFAPNTVLTFGDAKDTLTKVVEALS
- a CDS encoding NAD(P) transhydrogenase subunit alpha — protein: MLEIFLGLYIFMLAAFVGYGVIKGVPALLHTPLMAFTNAISGISLVGSLVAAGAHYNNVSTVLGAIAVLCATINVVGGFWITDRMLRMFKKQDPKADAAGDA